In one Dreissena polymorpha isolate Duluth1 chromosome 7, UMN_Dpol_1.0, whole genome shotgun sequence genomic region, the following are encoded:
- the LOC127837448 gene encoding uncharacterized protein LOC127837448 isoform X4 translates to MNFGLLTVHVIQGRQLSTKWKPTCDSFVKLSIIPDDGKKPKCKTEIMYGSNNPVYDQKFSLELSEEDHNKRLFISVWHCDQSASLNEFLGCMSFGIRHLTNPKKEVNSWYYLLTEDIGRKKHLQVSAHRHPHLKTKNSANVPTVNKDVWGTESLDLTLQRGKNGFGFTVVEGCPARVGRVDRASPAETARLQPGDLIIRLNKQNVSRSTATSVAKLIKHSSNTLLLEVQRPKPVTCEQLESSPWVHQSDIDFGYDLDDLEPQASSSGDDHTVPQMFTIQEDRTENKENMIGLSDQTMYTNMSPEFSSLATSTPLPLLARGHRTVQTSESRKQEAIHRLLSLELDFIDLMHSGMQRYSRPLRHCILSHSQHATLFQNIEKLTMVSEYHVKQMHDNAPQSFTTSSDDTDASSSTENSSFLQSIGLIYQSKVHMLCQAYDLYAKGISAANQLLSDLRRSEDFVRFISVAAVPDGQPSISAFVYRPVQHVRDLYRVIQDIFHNTSLDSSDYNCLKQVVEGLQGCAGNISNYSCERVESVSSLASRSSKHSSQHTCSMKSRSSTASVSSGSSRGQGHSIQTCRSVDTEVMKIQDRLVFPSNVPVFQLCQDDRHVLYSGEMFQWEGRQWRKILLFLFTDMLLQTVPESDGFLRVIGEPTMLRDVVAMDAQRQHATEFVLYCSPTKQTGGHAQTTMDRNAKLNFRAPATEQKYAWKSLIEQRVFAVRGSMDFYSSSSDISSSSASAIIL, encoded by the exons ATGAACTTTGGTCTTCTGACAGTCCATGTGATTCAAGGGAGGCAACTCTCCACAAAATGGAAGCCAACTTGCGACTCTTTTGTCAAG TTGAGCATCATACCTGATGATGGAAAGAAACCAAAATGCAAGACTGAAATAATGTACGGCTCAAACAACCCAGTGTATGACCAGAAATTCTCTCT TGAATTGTCAGAGGAAGACCACAACAAGAGGTTGTTCATCTCAGTTTGGCATTGTGACCAGTCTGCAag CCTGAATGAGTTCCTGGGCTGTATGTCGTTCGGTATCCGTCATCTGACCAACCCCAAGAAGGAGGTGAACAGCTGGTACTATCTGCTCACGGAGGACATTGGCCGCAAGAAGCACCTCCAGGTGTCTGCCCACAGACACCCACACCTAAAGACTAAAA ACAGTGCCAATGTTCCAACAGTGAACAAGGATGTCTGGGGCACAGAGTCCCTGGATCTCACCCTGCAGCGAGGCAAGAACGGCTTCGGGTTTACAGTAGTGGAAGGGTGTCCAGCGCGGGTCGGGCGTGTAGACAGGGCGTCCCCCGCTGAGACTGCCCGGCTCCAGCCAGGTGACCTCATCATCCGCCTCAACAAGCAAAATGTGTCACGATCCACAGCCACTAGCGTTGCCAAGCTTATCAA ACACAGCAGCAATACCCTTCTCCTCGAGGTACAGAGACCCAAGCCTGTGACCTGTGAACAGCTGGAGTCATCACCATGGGTGCACCAAAGTGACATTGACTTTGGCTACGACCTGGACGACCTTGAGCCACAGGCCAGCAGCTCGGGCGATGACCACACGGTGCCCCAGATGTTCACCATACAGGAAGACCGGACGGAGAACAAGGAGAACATGATTGGTCTTTCTGATCAGACCATGTACACGAACATGAGCCCTGAGTTTTCCTCCCTAGCCACCAGCACACCTCTCCCCTTGCTTGCCCGGGGTCATAGG ACGGTACAGACCAGTGAGTCCCGCAAACAGGAAGCCATTCACCGCCTGCTCAGTCTGGAGCTTGACTTTATAGACCTGATGCATTCTGGGATGCAGCGCTACTCACGCCCACTGCGACACTGCATCCTCAGCCACTCTCAACATGCAACACTCTTTCAGAACATTGAGAAG TTGACGATGGTATCAGAGTACCACGTGAAGCAGATGCATGACAACGCCCCACAGTCTTTTACCACGTCATCCGACGACACGGACGCCTCAAGCTCCACAGAAAACAGCAGCTTCCTGCAGTCCATTGGCCTCATCTACCAGTCCAAGGTGCACATGCTGTGTCAGGCGTACGACCTCTACGCCAAGGGCATCTCTGCAGCCAATCAGCTCCTGTCTGACCTCCGCAGGAGCGAGGACTTTGTGCGGTTTATCAGTGTCGCGGCTGTCCCGGATGGTCAGCCAAGCATCAGCGCGTTTGTGTACCGTCCGGTACAGCATGTTCGGGATCTGTACCGCGTTATACAGGACATATTCCACAACACCTCCTTGGACAGCTCAGATTACAACTGCTTGAAGCAGGTGGTTGAAG GTCTTCAAGGATGTGCAGGCAACATCAGTAACTACAGCTGTGAGCGAGTGGAGAGCGTGTCATCGCTAGCCTCACGTTCCTCCAAGCACAGTAGCCAACACACCTGTAGCATGAAGTCTCGCTCGTCCACGGCCAGCGTGAGTTCAGGGTCGTCCAGGGGTCAAGGTCACTCGATCCAAACGTGTCGCTCTGTGGACACGGAGGTGATGAAGATTCAAGATAGGCTGGTCTTCCCTTCAAACGTACCT GTGTTCCAGCTGTGTCAGGACGACCGACACGTTCTCTACTCAGGTGAAATGTTCCAGTGGGAAGGCAGGCAGTGGCGAAAGATCCTTCTCTTCCTCTTCACAGACATGCTGCTGCAAACGGTTCCCGAGTCAGATGGCTTTCTGCGGGTTATTGGGGAGCCGACCATGCTCCGGGACGTCGTAGCCATGGACGCCCAGAGGCAACACGCCACTGAGTTTGTACTGTACTGTAGCCCCACCAAACAAACCGGCGGGCATGCTCAAACAACAATGGACagaaatgcaaaattaaatttcCGTGCGCCTGCTACTGAACAGAAATATGCATGGAAGAGTCTGATTGAACAGCGGGTTTTTGCTGTCCGAGGATCCATGGATTTCTACAGCAGTTCAAGCGACATCTCTAGCAGTTCTGCATCAGCCATCATACTGTAA
- the LOC127837451 gene encoding uncharacterized protein LOC127837451 codes for MPPKFGGGEKCDVCAKTVYAAERIEAGKRPFHKFCFKCCECKLQLKLETYAQADGILYCKKHYQSNIVAKNTQDPAAAM; via the exons GGCGGAGGAGAGAAGTGTGACGTGTGCGCAAAGACGGTGTACGCAGCGGAGAGGATTGAAGCGGGCAAGAGGCCCTTCCACAAGTTCTGCTTCAAGTGCTGCGAGTGCAAGTTGCAGCTAAA GTTGGAGACATACGCTCAGGCAGACGGCATCCTGTACTGCAAGAAACACTACCAGTCGAACATAGTCGCCAAGAACACGCAAGATCCGGCCGCCGCCATGTGA
- the LOC127837448 gene encoding uncharacterized protein LOC127837448 isoform X2, translating to MIIKDNTSDSGDSSVSSKISMLRQGQLKVSAYMNFGLLTVHVIQGRQLSTKWKPTCDSFVKLSIIPDDGKKPKCKTEIMYGSNNPVYDQKFSLELSEEDHNKRLFISVWHCDQSASLNEFLGCMSFGIRHLTNPKKEVNSWYYLLTEDIGRKKHLQVSAHRHPHLKTKNSANVPTVNKDVWGTESLDLTLQRGKNGFGFTVVEGCPARVGRVDRASPAETARLQPGDLIIRLNKQNVSRSTATSVAKLIKHSSNTLLLEVQRPKPVTCEQLESSPWVHQSDIDFGYDLDDLEPQASSSGDDHTVPQMFTIQEDRTENKENMIGLSDQTMYTNMSPEFSSLATSTPLPLLARGHRTVQTSESRKQEAIHRLLSLELDFIDLMHSGMQRYSRPLRHCILSHSQHATLFQNIEKLTMVSEYHVKQMHDNAPQSFTTSSDDTDASSSTENSSFLQSIGLIYQSKVHMLCQAYDLYAKGISAANQLLSDLRRSEDFVRFISVAAVPDGQPSISAFVYRPVQHVRDLYRVIQDIFHNTSLDSSDYNCLKQVVEGLQGCAGNISNYSCERVESVSSLASRSSKHSSQHTCSMKSRSSTASVSSGSSRGQGHSIQTCRSVDTEVMKIQDRLVFPSNVPVFQLCQDDRHVLYSGEMFQWEGRQWRKILLFLFTDMLLQTVPESDGFLRVIGEPTMLRDVVAMDAQRQHATEFVLYCSPTKQTGGHAQTTMDRNAKLNFRAPATEQKYAWKSLIEQRVFAVRGSMDFYSSSSDISSSSASAIIL from the exons ATGATTATAAAAGACAACACTTCAGACTCTGGAGACAGCAGCGTTTCTtcaaaaatatcaatgttgcgcCAAG GTCAGCTAAAAGTGTCAGCATACATGAACTTTGGTCTTCTGACAGTCCATGTGATTCAAGGGAGGCAACTCTCCACAAAATGGAAGCCAACTTGCGACTCTTTTGTCAAG TTGAGCATCATACCTGATGATGGAAAGAAACCAAAATGCAAGACTGAAATAATGTACGGCTCAAACAACCCAGTGTATGACCAGAAATTCTCTCT TGAATTGTCAGAGGAAGACCACAACAAGAGGTTGTTCATCTCAGTTTGGCATTGTGACCAGTCTGCAag CCTGAATGAGTTCCTGGGCTGTATGTCGTTCGGTATCCGTCATCTGACCAACCCCAAGAAGGAGGTGAACAGCTGGTACTATCTGCTCACGGAGGACATTGGCCGCAAGAAGCACCTCCAGGTGTCTGCCCACAGACACCCACACCTAAAGACTAAAA ACAGTGCCAATGTTCCAACAGTGAACAAGGATGTCTGGGGCACAGAGTCCCTGGATCTCACCCTGCAGCGAGGCAAGAACGGCTTCGGGTTTACAGTAGTGGAAGGGTGTCCAGCGCGGGTCGGGCGTGTAGACAGGGCGTCCCCCGCTGAGACTGCCCGGCTCCAGCCAGGTGACCTCATCATCCGCCTCAACAAGCAAAATGTGTCACGATCCACAGCCACTAGCGTTGCCAAGCTTATCAA ACACAGCAGCAATACCCTTCTCCTCGAGGTACAGAGACCCAAGCCTGTGACCTGTGAACAGCTGGAGTCATCACCATGGGTGCACCAAAGTGACATTGACTTTGGCTACGACCTGGACGACCTTGAGCCACAGGCCAGCAGCTCGGGCGATGACCACACGGTGCCCCAGATGTTCACCATACAGGAAGACCGGACGGAGAACAAGGAGAACATGATTGGTCTTTCTGATCAGACCATGTACACGAACATGAGCCCTGAGTTTTCCTCCCTAGCCACCAGCACACCTCTCCCCTTGCTTGCCCGGGGTCATAGG ACGGTACAGACCAGTGAGTCCCGCAAACAGGAAGCCATTCACCGCCTGCTCAGTCTGGAGCTTGACTTTATAGACCTGATGCATTCTGGGATGCAGCGCTACTCACGCCCACTGCGACACTGCATCCTCAGCCACTCTCAACATGCAACACTCTTTCAGAACATTGAGAAG TTGACGATGGTATCAGAGTACCACGTGAAGCAGATGCATGACAACGCCCCACAGTCTTTTACCACGTCATCCGACGACACGGACGCCTCAAGCTCCACAGAAAACAGCAGCTTCCTGCAGTCCATTGGCCTCATCTACCAGTCCAAGGTGCACATGCTGTGTCAGGCGTACGACCTCTACGCCAAGGGCATCTCTGCAGCCAATCAGCTCCTGTCTGACCTCCGCAGGAGCGAGGACTTTGTGCGGTTTATCAGTGTCGCGGCTGTCCCGGATGGTCAGCCAAGCATCAGCGCGTTTGTGTACCGTCCGGTACAGCATGTTCGGGATCTGTACCGCGTTATACAGGACATATTCCACAACACCTCCTTGGACAGCTCAGATTACAACTGCTTGAAGCAGGTGGTTGAAG GTCTTCAAGGATGTGCAGGCAACATCAGTAACTACAGCTGTGAGCGAGTGGAGAGCGTGTCATCGCTAGCCTCACGTTCCTCCAAGCACAGTAGCCAACACACCTGTAGCATGAAGTCTCGCTCGTCCACGGCCAGCGTGAGTTCAGGGTCGTCCAGGGGTCAAGGTCACTCGATCCAAACGTGTCGCTCTGTGGACACGGAGGTGATGAAGATTCAAGATAGGCTGGTCTTCCCTTCAAACGTACCT GTGTTCCAGCTGTGTCAGGACGACCGACACGTTCTCTACTCAGGTGAAATGTTCCAGTGGGAAGGCAGGCAGTGGCGAAAGATCCTTCTCTTCCTCTTCACAGACATGCTGCTGCAAACGGTTCCCGAGTCAGATGGCTTTCTGCGGGTTATTGGGGAGCCGACCATGCTCCGGGACGTCGTAGCCATGGACGCCCAGAGGCAACACGCCACTGAGTTTGTACTGTACTGTAGCCCCACCAAACAAACCGGCGGGCATGCTCAAACAACAATGGACagaaatgcaaaattaaatttcCGTGCGCCTGCTACTGAACAGAAATATGCATGGAAGAGTCTGATTGAACAGCGGGTTTTTGCTGTCCGAGGATCCATGGATTTCTACAGCAGTTCAAGCGACATCTCTAGCAGTTCTGCATCAGCCATCATACTGTAA
- the LOC127837448 gene encoding uncharacterized protein LOC127837448 isoform X3, with amino-acid sequence MVCTCVADLRPIAFCQLKVSAYMNFGLLTVHVIQGRQLSTKWKPTCDSFVKLSIIPDDGKKPKCKTEIMYGSNNPVYDQKFSLELSEEDHNKRLFISVWHCDQSASLNEFLGCMSFGIRHLTNPKKEVNSWYYLLTEDIGRKKHLQVSAHRHPHLKTKNSANVPTVNKDVWGTESLDLTLQRGKNGFGFTVVEGCPARVGRVDRASPAETARLQPGDLIIRLNKQNVSRSTATSVAKLIKHSSNTLLLEVQRPKPVTCEQLESSPWVHQSDIDFGYDLDDLEPQASSSGDDHTVPQMFTIQEDRTENKENMIGLSDQTMYTNMSPEFSSLATSTPLPLLARGHRTVQTSESRKQEAIHRLLSLELDFIDLMHSGMQRYSRPLRHCILSHSQHATLFQNIEKLTMVSEYHVKQMHDNAPQSFTTSSDDTDASSSTENSSFLQSIGLIYQSKVHMLCQAYDLYAKGISAANQLLSDLRRSEDFVRFISVAAVPDGQPSISAFVYRPVQHVRDLYRVIQDIFHNTSLDSSDYNCLKQVVEGLQGCAGNISNYSCERVESVSSLASRSSKHSSQHTCSMKSRSSTASVSSGSSRGQGHSIQTCRSVDTEVMKIQDRLVFPSNVPVFQLCQDDRHVLYSGEMFQWEGRQWRKILLFLFTDMLLQTVPESDGFLRVIGEPTMLRDVVAMDAQRQHATEFVLYCSPTKQTGGHAQTTMDRNAKLNFRAPATEQKYAWKSLIEQRVFAVRGSMDFYSSSSDISSSSASAIIL; translated from the exons GTCAGCTAAAAGTGTCAGCATACATGAACTTTGGTCTTCTGACAGTCCATGTGATTCAAGGGAGGCAACTCTCCACAAAATGGAAGCCAACTTGCGACTCTTTTGTCAAG TTGAGCATCATACCTGATGATGGAAAGAAACCAAAATGCAAGACTGAAATAATGTACGGCTCAAACAACCCAGTGTATGACCAGAAATTCTCTCT TGAATTGTCAGAGGAAGACCACAACAAGAGGTTGTTCATCTCAGTTTGGCATTGTGACCAGTCTGCAag CCTGAATGAGTTCCTGGGCTGTATGTCGTTCGGTATCCGTCATCTGACCAACCCCAAGAAGGAGGTGAACAGCTGGTACTATCTGCTCACGGAGGACATTGGCCGCAAGAAGCACCTCCAGGTGTCTGCCCACAGACACCCACACCTAAAGACTAAAA ACAGTGCCAATGTTCCAACAGTGAACAAGGATGTCTGGGGCACAGAGTCCCTGGATCTCACCCTGCAGCGAGGCAAGAACGGCTTCGGGTTTACAGTAGTGGAAGGGTGTCCAGCGCGGGTCGGGCGTGTAGACAGGGCGTCCCCCGCTGAGACTGCCCGGCTCCAGCCAGGTGACCTCATCATCCGCCTCAACAAGCAAAATGTGTCACGATCCACAGCCACTAGCGTTGCCAAGCTTATCAA ACACAGCAGCAATACCCTTCTCCTCGAGGTACAGAGACCCAAGCCTGTGACCTGTGAACAGCTGGAGTCATCACCATGGGTGCACCAAAGTGACATTGACTTTGGCTACGACCTGGACGACCTTGAGCCACAGGCCAGCAGCTCGGGCGATGACCACACGGTGCCCCAGATGTTCACCATACAGGAAGACCGGACGGAGAACAAGGAGAACATGATTGGTCTTTCTGATCAGACCATGTACACGAACATGAGCCCTGAGTTTTCCTCCCTAGCCACCAGCACACCTCTCCCCTTGCTTGCCCGGGGTCATAGG ACGGTACAGACCAGTGAGTCCCGCAAACAGGAAGCCATTCACCGCCTGCTCAGTCTGGAGCTTGACTTTATAGACCTGATGCATTCTGGGATGCAGCGCTACTCACGCCCACTGCGACACTGCATCCTCAGCCACTCTCAACATGCAACACTCTTTCAGAACATTGAGAAG TTGACGATGGTATCAGAGTACCACGTGAAGCAGATGCATGACAACGCCCCACAGTCTTTTACCACGTCATCCGACGACACGGACGCCTCAAGCTCCACAGAAAACAGCAGCTTCCTGCAGTCCATTGGCCTCATCTACCAGTCCAAGGTGCACATGCTGTGTCAGGCGTACGACCTCTACGCCAAGGGCATCTCTGCAGCCAATCAGCTCCTGTCTGACCTCCGCAGGAGCGAGGACTTTGTGCGGTTTATCAGTGTCGCGGCTGTCCCGGATGGTCAGCCAAGCATCAGCGCGTTTGTGTACCGTCCGGTACAGCATGTTCGGGATCTGTACCGCGTTATACAGGACATATTCCACAACACCTCCTTGGACAGCTCAGATTACAACTGCTTGAAGCAGGTGGTTGAAG GTCTTCAAGGATGTGCAGGCAACATCAGTAACTACAGCTGTGAGCGAGTGGAGAGCGTGTCATCGCTAGCCTCACGTTCCTCCAAGCACAGTAGCCAACACACCTGTAGCATGAAGTCTCGCTCGTCCACGGCCAGCGTGAGTTCAGGGTCGTCCAGGGGTCAAGGTCACTCGATCCAAACGTGTCGCTCTGTGGACACGGAGGTGATGAAGATTCAAGATAGGCTGGTCTTCCCTTCAAACGTACCT GTGTTCCAGCTGTGTCAGGACGACCGACACGTTCTCTACTCAGGTGAAATGTTCCAGTGGGAAGGCAGGCAGTGGCGAAAGATCCTTCTCTTCCTCTTCACAGACATGCTGCTGCAAACGGTTCCCGAGTCAGATGGCTTTCTGCGGGTTATTGGGGAGCCGACCATGCTCCGGGACGTCGTAGCCATGGACGCCCAGAGGCAACACGCCACTGAGTTTGTACTGTACTGTAGCCCCACCAAACAAACCGGCGGGCATGCTCAAACAACAATGGACagaaatgcaaaattaaatttcCGTGCGCCTGCTACTGAACAGAAATATGCATGGAAGAGTCTGATTGAACAGCGGGTTTTTGCTGTCCGAGGATCCATGGATTTCTACAGCAGTTCAAGCGACATCTCTAGCAGTTCTGCATCAGCCATCATACTGTAA